One region of Candidatus Dadabacteria bacterium genomic DNA includes:
- the rpsT gene encoding 30S ribosomal protein S20: protein MGLRTKSAQKKHRQNLKRRERNRFVTSTLKTKIKRYSEVVENEDIEQSQTLLKELVSLTDKAATKGVIHKKKASRYVSRFSKKLSDLSQSAGS from the coding sequence ATGGGCCTTAGAACGAAATCGGCGCAGAAAAAGCATCGCCAGAATCTTAAAAGACGGGAGAGAAACAGGTTCGTAACGTCCACTCTTAAAACCAAGATCAAGCGTTACTCGGAAGTTGTTGAGAACGAGGATATCGAACAATCCCAGACTCTTCTCAAGGAACTGGTTTCCCTCACCGACAAGGCCGCCACGAAAGGGGTTATTCACAAGAAAAAAGCCTCAAGATACGTATCGAGGTTCTCAAAGAAGCTTTCAGATCTTAGCCAGAGCGCTGGTTCCTAG
- a CDS encoding N-acetyltransferase, with protein sequence MTDFLIRLETDSDREGIEELLLEAFPSPSEAGLVRQLREDGDVVFSLVAVEGGKVIGQALFSKLLAPSGALALGPVAVTESRRRRGIAATLIENGLKRARDDGWTAVVVLGDPPYYQRFGFSQKTVEGMSCRYAGPYLMGLALAGRGFEGTRIEYAPAFSKLS encoded by the coding sequence ATGACCGATTTCCTCATACGGCTTGAAACGGACAGCGACCGGGAAGGAATTGAAGAACTTCTGCTTGAGGCCTTCCCTTCTCCTTCTGAAGCGGGGCTCGTGCGACAGTTGCGGGAAGACGGCGATGTGGTGTTCTCCTTAGTCGCCGTAGAAGGTGGGAAAGTCATCGGCCAGGCCCTTTTCTCCAAACTGCTCGCGCCATCCGGCGCGTTGGCTCTGGGTCCAGTTGCAGTTACGGAAAGCAGACGCCGCCGGGGAATTGCCGCTACCCTAATCGAGAACGGGCTCAAACGGGCAAGGGATGATGGCTGGACGGCGGTCGTAGTACTTGGCGACCCGCCCTATTACCAGCGTTTTGGATTCAGCCAAAAGACCGTGGAGGGTATGTCATGCCGATATGCCGGACCTTACCTGATGGGACTGGCTCTTGCGGGAAGAGGATTCGAGGGAACGCGCATCGAATACGCGCCCGCCTTCTCGAAGCTTTCATGA
- the lpdA gene encoding dihydrolipoyl dehydrogenase encodes MERVVTEVVVIGAGPGGYPAAFALADKGKKVTLIDPELNPGGVCLYRGCIPSKALLHAAKVAEEARDAADFGLSYGEPEIDPEKLFSWKDEVVSKLTGGLRTLVRARKVNYLRGRASFTSSGTLRVVTASGEEREVVFENAVISTGSVSRRIPGVDFSSPNVVDSDGALSLGEIPKSLLVVGGGYIGLELGTFFSSLGTEVTVVEMLPGIVQGVDRDLAAVLKKRLDRKFRSIMLETKLISINELDNEVQVSFEADGKSFHEKYEKVLISVGRVPNTEGLGLDNTRVEVDGKGFIETDSQRRTADPAIFAIGDVAGEPMLAHKATYEAKIVAEVITGAKTQYDPRAVPAVIFTDPEIAWCGVTESEAKESGMEVNVSKFPWAASGRALTLNRTDGLTKLITDKGTGRVIGVGIVGPQAGELISESVLAIEMGATAEDIAFSIHPHPTLTETIMEAAEGIYGASTHIMKRRPRKKSR; translated from the coding sequence ATGGAGAGAGTGGTAACGGAAGTAGTGGTAATAGGAGCGGGCCCCGGGGGCTATCCCGCGGCGTTTGCGCTTGCCGACAAGGGAAAGAAAGTAACGCTTATAGATCCTGAGCTAAACCCCGGAGGAGTCTGTCTCTACAGGGGGTGCATACCTTCAAAGGCACTTCTTCACGCGGCAAAAGTAGCCGAGGAGGCAAGGGACGCGGCGGATTTCGGCCTTAGCTACGGGGAACCGGAGATTGACCCCGAGAAGCTTTTTTCGTGGAAAGACGAGGTGGTCTCAAAGCTAACGGGCGGGCTTCGCACGCTTGTTAGGGCGAGAAAAGTAAATTACCTGCGGGGAAGGGCGTCTTTTACCTCTTCCGGCACCCTTCGCGTCGTAACGGCCTCCGGCGAGGAGCGGGAAGTAGTGTTCGAAAACGCCGTTATCTCCACGGGTTCTGTCTCGAGGAGAATCCCGGGAGTGGATTTCAGTTCCCCGAACGTGGTCGATTCAGACGGCGCTTTGTCCCTGGGAGAGATTCCGAAGAGCCTGCTCGTGGTTGGCGGAGGCTACATAGGCCTTGAGCTTGGAACGTTTTTCTCTTCTCTCGGCACCGAGGTCACCGTTGTCGAGATGCTTCCCGGGATCGTCCAGGGGGTTGACAGGGATCTTGCGGCGGTCCTTAAAAAGAGGCTCGACCGGAAATTCCGCTCCATAATGCTTGAGACAAAGCTGATTTCTATCAATGAGTTAGACAACGAAGTTCAAGTTTCATTTGAAGCCGACGGGAAAAGCTTCCACGAGAAATACGAAAAGGTCCTGATCTCGGTCGGAAGAGTGCCGAACACGGAAGGTCTCGGCCTTGATAACACCCGGGTCGAGGTGGACGGGAAGGGCTTTATAGAAACGGATTCACAGAGAAGAACCGCCGATCCGGCGATTTTTGCCATTGGGGATGTTGCCGGGGAACCCATGCTTGCCCACAAGGCGACGTATGAAGCCAAGATCGTGGCGGAGGTTATAACCGGAGCCAAGACCCAGTACGACCCAAGAGCCGTTCCGGCGGTAATTTTTACCGACCCCGAAATCGCCTGGTGCGGGGTTACCGAAAGCGAGGCCAAGGAGTCGGGGATGGAAGTGAATGTGTCTAAGTTTCCATGGGCGGCATCGGGAAGGGCCCTTACGCTTAACAGGACCGATGGCCTGACGAAGCTCATAACCGATAAGGGGACCGGGAGGGTGATCGGCGTCGGAATTGTCGGACCGCAGGCGGGGGAGTTAATATCGGAATCCGTACTGGCAATTGAAATGGGCGCGACTGCTGAGGATATAGCTTTTTCAATACATCCTCATCCGACTCTCACCGAGACCATTATGGAGGCGGCAGAAGGCATATACGGGGCAAGCACCCACATTATGAAAAGGCGTCCGAGAAAGAAGTCACGGTAG
- a CDS encoding branched-chain alpha-keto acid dehydrogenase subunit E2 produces MEFRLPELGEGIESGQVIEVFVSPGDRVTLEQPLLEVETDKAAVEIPSPADGTIVDVCVSAGDTVEISQVLVRMNGDDEGKEPPEDVPVAAEEEKPVAAQSPLPEKEPEEEKKQTSPPKSAPADDIAPPGPLAVAAAPSVRRLARELGVELSSVSGTGPRGRILEKDVKVHAKAIIRSAFPAQPVAPPEPELPDFSRWGETVTESFSTVRKLTAERLSQAWMAPHVTQFDKADATQLEALRKLNRDKVAEAGGNLTVTAILVKALSWALSEFPKFNSSIHMGSRTIVYKKYINIGVAVDTERGLLVPVIRDVDQKDITQISVELTEISSAAREKKLSADRLQGGSFTITNLGGIGGTFFTPILNPPEIAILGVSRSSFEPVYVDGEFTPRFMLPLSLSYDHRIIDGAEAARFLRWLCEMLERSPESIFEGV; encoded by the coding sequence ATAGAATTCAGGCTTCCCGAACTTGGAGAAGGGATAGAATCCGGGCAGGTGATAGAGGTTTTCGTTTCGCCCGGAGACAGGGTCACGCTCGAGCAGCCCCTGCTTGAGGTGGAAACGGACAAGGCCGCCGTCGAGATTCCTTCCCCGGCCGACGGAACAATTGTCGATGTGTGCGTAAGCGCCGGGGATACGGTGGAAATAAGCCAGGTGCTCGTGAGAATGAACGGGGACGATGAAGGCAAGGAACCCCCAGAAGATGTCCCCGTGGCCGCAGAAGAGGAAAAACCCGTCGCGGCGCAGTCGCCCCTTCCCGAAAAAGAACCCGAAGAGGAAAAGAAACAGACCTCACCACCCAAAAGCGCGCCCGCGGACGATATCGCCCCTCCTGGACCTCTCGCAGTGGCGGCGGCACCTTCTGTGAGACGTCTTGCGAGGGAGCTCGGCGTAGAGCTTTCATCCGTTTCGGGAACTGGTCCCCGCGGGAGGATACTCGAAAAGGACGTAAAGGTTCACGCCAAGGCCATAATAAGGTCTGCTTTCCCCGCCCAGCCGGTGGCGCCTCCGGAACCCGAACTTCCGGATTTTTCAAGATGGGGAGAAACGGTTACCGAGAGTTTCTCGACCGTGAGGAAGCTTACGGCCGAGCGCCTTTCCCAAGCGTGGATGGCCCCGCACGTAACGCAGTTTGACAAGGCGGACGCCACCCAGCTTGAGGCTCTCAGGAAACTTAACAGGGACAAGGTGGCGGAAGCCGGGGGGAACCTTACCGTAACCGCGATTCTGGTAAAGGCCCTTTCCTGGGCACTTTCTGAGTTCCCGAAATTTAATTCAAGCATACATATGGGCAGCCGCACGATCGTTTACAAAAAATACATAAACATCGGGGTTGCGGTGGATACGGAAAGAGGACTTCTTGTTCCGGTGATAAGGGATGTCGACCAAAAAGACATAACGCAGATATCGGTCGAGTTAACGGAGATCTCTTCTGCGGCGAGGGAGAAAAAGCTCTCTGCCGACAGGCTCCAGGGAGGAAGCTTCACCATAACCAACCTCGGGGGAATAGGGGGGACCTTCTTTACCCCGATTCTCAATCCGCCCGAAATCGCCATACTGGGAGTCTCAAGGTCCTCCTTTGAGCCTGTGTATGTTGATGGGGAGTTTACGCCGAGGTTCATGCTCCCGCTTTCGCTTTCTTACGATCACAGGATTATAGACGGGGCGGAGGCGGCCAGGTTCCTCAGGTGGCTCTGCGAGATGCTTGAGCGTTCTCCCGAGAGCATATTCGAAGGGGTGTAG
- the aceE gene encoding pyruvate dehydrogenase (acetyl-transferring), homodimeric type — MEEDPQISEEEAEDREWIESLEYVIENSGRERAAELLKKLRIYSQKKGVELPYAANTPYVNTIALEDQPPYPGNYEIERNIRSIIRWNAMAMVVRANRISDGIGGHISTYASAATLYEIGFHHFFRAGDEGREGDMIYFQGHASPGIYARAFLEGTVSIEQMRNFRRELGGDGLSSYPHPWLMPDFWEFPTVSMGLSPLMAIYQARFNRYLEDRDLKPCTDAKVWAFIGDGETDEPETLGAITLASREKLDNLIFVINCNLQRLDGPVRGNGKIIQELERIFRGAGWNVIKVVWGGTWDPILAQDKDGFLVERMEAALDGDYQRYTISPGKYIREHFFGTRPEILKMVENHTDEELEKLARGGHDSEKVYAAYKAAVENTGSPTVILAKTIKGYGLGEAGEGKNITHQQKKLNEEELKRFRSRFYIPITDQEIRRAPFYRPAPDSPEMKYLRERREALGGTIPKRTVRAKPLEKIPERVFEEFKKASDSKRKVATTMVIVHMLSRLMRDRDIGDLIVPIVPDEARTFGMEALFRQVGIYSSVGQLYEPVDADTLLYYKEAKDGQILEEGITEAGSMSSFIAAGTAYSTHGINTIPFFIYYSMFGFQRIGDLIWAAADMKCRGFMVGGTAGRTTLAGEGLQHQDGNSHHFAYAYPNLKAYDPAFSYEIAVIVRDGIKRMYQDGEEIFYYITVMNERYVQPAMPEGVEEGIIKGMYRFASSSLKDSGKKVHLFGSGAIMNEVLWAREVLESGYGVPTDVWSITSYKELYQDAKEAERWNRLNPGEKRRKSYISESMEGEDGVFIAATDYLKSLPDSISSYFPKPLVSLGTDGFGRSDTREALRDFFEVDYRHIAIAALHELARGGRIDEVAVDEAISEFGIDRGKPNPAVT; from the coding sequence ATGGAAGAAGATCCTCAAATTTCGGAAGAAGAAGCTGAAGACCGGGAATGGATCGAGTCGCTTGAATACGTGATCGAGAATTCCGGTCGCGAGAGGGCAGCCGAACTGCTCAAAAAGCTCCGGATATACTCCCAGAAAAAAGGCGTAGAGCTTCCCTACGCCGCGAACACCCCCTACGTGAACACCATCGCCCTTGAGGACCAGCCGCCTTACCCCGGCAACTACGAAATAGAGCGCAACATAAGAAGCATAATAAGGTGGAACGCCATGGCCATGGTCGTGCGCGCAAACAGGATCAGTGACGGAATCGGTGGACACATCTCTACATACGCATCCGCCGCAACGCTCTACGAGATAGGTTTCCACCATTTCTTCAGGGCGGGAGACGAGGGCCGGGAAGGGGACATGATCTACTTCCAGGGGCATGCCTCGCCGGGCATATACGCAAGGGCGTTTCTCGAAGGCACGGTCTCTATCGAGCAGATGCGCAATTTCAGGAGGGAGCTCGGCGGAGACGGCCTCTCCTCCTATCCACACCCCTGGCTCATGCCGGACTTCTGGGAGTTCCCGACGGTCTCGATGGGACTTTCTCCCCTAATGGCGATTTACCAGGCCCGTTTCAACAGGTACCTAGAGGACAGGGACCTTAAGCCCTGCACCGACGCCAAGGTGTGGGCCTTTATCGGGGACGGGGAAACCGACGAGCCCGAGACCCTGGGGGCCATCACCCTCGCGTCTAGGGAAAAGCTCGACAACCTGATATTCGTGATCAACTGCAACCTCCAGCGCCTTGACGGTCCGGTGAGGGGAAACGGCAAGATAATACAGGAGCTTGAGAGGATCTTCAGGGGGGCGGGGTGGAACGTGATAAAGGTTGTATGGGGAGGAACATGGGATCCGATCCTGGCGCAGGATAAAGACGGCTTTCTGGTCGAGAGGATGGAAGCGGCCCTTGACGGGGATTACCAGAGGTACACCATTTCTCCCGGGAAATACATAAGGGAGCATTTTTTCGGCACCCGCCCTGAAATCCTGAAGATGGTCGAGAACCACACGGACGAGGAACTTGAAAAGCTCGCAAGAGGAGGCCACGACTCAGAAAAGGTCTACGCCGCCTACAAGGCCGCGGTTGAGAACACCGGTTCTCCCACGGTGATTCTCGCAAAGACCATAAAGGGTTACGGTCTCGGAGAAGCGGGGGAGGGAAAGAACATAACCCACCAGCAGAAAAAACTTAACGAAGAGGAACTCAAGCGCTTCCGGTCCCGGTTCTACATACCGATTACGGACCAGGAAATAAGAAGAGCTCCCTTCTACAGGCCCGCTCCCGACAGCCCGGAGATGAAATATCTCCGCGAAAGAAGAGAGGCCCTCGGCGGAACCATCCCGAAGCGGACCGTACGGGCAAAGCCCCTTGAGAAGATCCCGGAGCGAGTGTTCGAGGAGTTTAAAAAGGCCTCAGATTCCAAGAGGAAAGTAGCCACGACCATGGTGATCGTCCACATGCTCTCAAGGCTAATGCGGGACAGGGATATAGGAGATCTGATAGTCCCCATAGTCCCCGACGAGGCGAGAACTTTCGGAATGGAGGCGCTTTTCCGCCAGGTGGGCATCTATTCAAGCGTGGGACAGCTCTACGAACCCGTTGACGCGGATACCCTTCTTTACTACAAGGAGGCAAAGGACGGGCAGATACTCGAAGAAGGCATAACAGAGGCGGGCAGCATGTCCTCCTTCATAGCGGCCGGCACGGCCTACTCGACACACGGCATAAACACCATTCCCTTTTTCATCTATTACTCGATGTTCGGCTTTCAGAGAATAGGGGACCTTATCTGGGCCGCCGCCGACATGAAATGCAGGGGTTTCATGGTGGGAGGCACGGCGGGGCGTACCACCCTTGCTGGCGAAGGTCTTCAGCACCAGGACGGAAACAGCCATCATTTCGCCTACGCCTATCCGAACCTAAAGGCCTACGATCCGGCTTTCTCCTACGAGATCGCCGTGATAGTGCGCGACGGGATAAAGAGGATGTACCAGGACGGGGAGGAGATATTCTACTACATAACGGTGATGAACGAGCGCTACGTGCAGCCCGCCATGCCGGAGGGGGTCGAGGAAGGTATAATAAAAGGGATGTACAGGTTCGCGTCTTCTTCGCTCAAGGACTCGGGGAAAAAGGTCCATCTTTTCGGAAGCGGTGCCATCATGAACGAGGTTCTTTGGGCGAGAGAGGTTCTTGAGAGCGGCTACGGCGTCCCGACCGACGTCTGGAGCATCACGAGCTACAAGGAGCTTTACCAGGATGCGAAGGAGGCGGAAAGATGGAACCGCCTCAATCCCGGAGAGAAGAGAAGAAAAAGCTACATTTCAGAGAGCATGGAAGGGGAAGACGGGGTTTTCATTGCCGCGACCGACTATCTTAAGAGCCTTCCCGATTCGATTTCTTCCTATTTCCCCAAGCCCCTTGTCTCTCTCGGCACCGACGGGTTCGGGAGAAGCGACACCCGGGAGGCGCTTCGCGACTTCTTCGAGGTCGACTACCGTCACATCGCGATTGCGGCGCTCCATGAGCTTGCGAGGGGAGGCAGGATTGATGAGGTAGCCGTCGACGAGGCCATAAGCGAATTTGGAATCGACCGGGGGAAGCCCAACCCCGCGGTCACGTGA
- a CDS encoding DUF262 domain-containing protein translates to MIDIQPLHLTFANLLNGRLFNIPDYQRAYSWTSRERKDLFEDINNLQGENASHFMAVIVCLRKKKITLGTHEFHKLDIVDGQQRLTTLIILLNAIRLALNCEDAGEELTARELKELLVKVGGDNLLLLQTNHDTSHHFADFIRYGKSEDPEKGKTLADRELLAAIADCKKFVKDWVENGHELTLLVGHIKNRLSFILHEISDEKTVYTVFEVLNSRGMEVSWLDRLKSILMGAAYTLEDADSEQLIKDLRIIWSDIYSTVGLTQGLSTEALRFAATLRASTPQNRPMSEQAAVDEFRSAAHDAREIRDVARWLLQVTKACDAVVSKHRLNAVTRISQARLLAVAIHLCERVTKKDQARLLSIWEKVSFRIYGMLRHDARTRVGEYARLARKIVRENLTVDEIFNEIRSIGNDFPIEDAVKALRNANCYEGWQEELRYFMFRYEEYLTKQKGNKFKNEQWEKIWSVSPSKSIEHIYPQNTAPDHVKHRLGNLLLLPPSLNSRLGGMPSKKKFEKYRETGLLIAVEVASNKRWSIKAIRLRERKILEWASREWDSTEE, encoded by the coding sequence ATGATCGACATTCAACCTCTGCATCTTACCTTCGCAAATCTACTCAACGGGCGTTTATTTAATATCCCAGATTATCAGCGTGCATACAGTTGGACTTCGCGTGAACGAAAAGACCTGTTTGAAGATATAAATAATCTTCAAGGTGAGAATGCGAGCCATTTTATGGCAGTTATTGTTTGTCTTCGGAAGAAGAAGATAACACTTGGTACTCATGAGTTCCATAAACTGGATATAGTGGATGGTCAACAACGTCTGACGACCTTGATCATTTTATTAAACGCAATAAGACTGGCGCTCAATTGCGAGGATGCCGGTGAAGAATTAACCGCTCGAGAACTTAAAGAGCTATTGGTTAAAGTCGGTGGTGACAATCTCCTTCTACTTCAAACAAACCATGATACAAGCCATCATTTTGCAGATTTCATTCGTTACGGTAAAAGTGAAGATCCTGAAAAAGGCAAAACGCTAGCGGACCGAGAACTTCTCGCAGCAATAGCAGACTGTAAAAAGTTCGTTAAAGATTGGGTAGAAAATGGCCATGAATTGACTCTCTTAGTTGGACACATCAAAAATCGACTATCTTTTATTTTGCACGAAATATCAGATGAGAAAACTGTTTATACAGTTTTTGAAGTACTCAACAGTCGCGGAATGGAGGTGTCTTGGCTGGATCGTCTCAAGAGTATCCTTATGGGTGCTGCATATACGCTGGAAGATGCAGATAGCGAACAATTAATAAAAGATTTACGTATTATTTGGAGTGATATTTACTCCACAGTTGGTCTAACTCAAGGGCTGAGTACGGAGGCACTGCGCTTTGCTGCAACACTTCGTGCGTCAACGCCACAAAATCGTCCAATGAGTGAGCAAGCTGCCGTGGACGAATTTCGATCAGCAGCACATGATGCAAGGGAGATAAGGGATGTTGCCCGGTGGCTTCTACAAGTAACAAAAGCATGTGATGCCGTTGTATCAAAACACCGACTGAATGCTGTTACCCGAATTTCACAGGCACGTTTGCTGGCTGTTGCAATACACCTCTGCGAAAGAGTGACAAAAAAAGATCAAGCCCGCTTATTGTCTATCTGGGAAAAGGTTTCGTTTAGAATTTACGGTATGCTTCGCCACGATGCGCGAACACGCGTGGGTGAGTATGCTAGGCTTGCAAGGAAAATAGTCCGGGAAAACCTTACTGTAGATGAAATATTCAACGAAATTCGGTCAATTGGAAATGATTTCCCAATTGAAGATGCGGTAAAAGCCTTGCGAAACGCAAACTGTTATGAGGGATGGCAAGAGGAATTGAGATATTTTATGTTCAGATATGAAGAGTATCTAACGAAGCAAAAGGGCAACAAATTTAAAAATGAACAGTGGGAGAAAATTTGGTCAGTAAGCCCCTCTAAATCAATTGAGCATATCTATCCACAAAATACCGCACCCGATCATGTTAAACATAGATTGGGAAACCTTCTGCTCCTGCCACCAAGTCTAAATTCTAGGTTGGGCGGCATGCCCTCAAAAAAGAAATTTGAAAAATATAGAGAAACTGGACTTCTCATCGCAGTTGAAGTGGCATCAAATAAACGCTGGTCAATTAAAGCCATTAGACTTAGAGAGCGTAAGATTTTGGAATGGGCTTCTCGTGAATGGGATTCTACCGAAGAGTGA
- a CDS encoding TIR domain-containing protein — MTYKYDVALSFAGENRNFAEAIATALQAEKVEVFYDEFNPANLWGEDLSVKLREIYFTDSRYCIIILSDYYLEKVWTVWELRNAMEKSIQEKGEAYILPVRLDGFSGDVPGLPNTIVYVSAESTEPEKIVDLFLQKIGRKKQDEGRKLNKSNFSKSYIPKLRRSFSDQEKKKFLRESFEHIVFAIGEFVRETKNEYPTFEFEVEKITTRKVLFTLYNEGNILTSLKIWINGQMWGDEIWMLHGTHIDVSEDKSTNEIISVEEHEGELKLNSMGMLAFTNNVDFMSPQETAEYIWEAICSEFSY; from the coding sequence ATGACATATAAATATGATGTCGCCTTATCATTTGCGGGTGAAAATAGAAATTTCGCTGAAGCTATAGCCACCGCATTACAAGCGGAAAAAGTCGAAGTTTTTTATGATGAATTCAATCCCGCTAATCTATGGGGAGAAGATCTATCGGTTAAATTGAGAGAAATATATTTCACTGATAGTCGGTACTGCATAATAATTCTTTCAGATTATTATCTAGAGAAAGTGTGGACTGTATGGGAGCTTAGAAACGCTATGGAGAAAAGCATTCAAGAAAAAGGAGAAGCATATATACTTCCAGTTCGTCTTGATGGTTTTTCCGGCGATGTTCCAGGACTTCCTAACACTATCGTATATGTTTCTGCAGAAAGTACGGAACCTGAAAAGATTGTGGACCTTTTCCTCCAGAAGATCGGAAGAAAGAAACAAGATGAGGGGCGAAAGCTGAACAAATCAAATTTCTCAAAGTCCTATATACCCAAGCTTAGGAGATCGTTTTCCGATCAAGAAAAGAAAAAGTTTCTTAGGGAATCTTTTGAGCATATAGTCTTCGCCATTGGTGAATTTGTGCGTGAAACTAAAAATGAATACCCGACCTTTGAATTTGAAGTCGAAAAGATAACAACAAGGAAAGTGCTGTTCACTCTTTACAATGAAGGAAATATATTGACTAGCCTGAAAATATGGATAAACGGTCAAATGTGGGGAGATGAAATTTGGATGCTACATGGGACCCATATAGATGTGAGTGAAGATAAATCAACAAACGAAATAATTTCTGTGGAAGAACACGAAGGAGAGCTTAAATTAAATTCCATGGGAATGCTAGCTTTTACAAATAATGTAGATTTCATGTCTCCGCAAGAGACAGCAGAATACATCTGGGAAGCTATCTGTTCTGAATTTTCATATTAA
- a CDS encoding toll/interleukin-1 receptor domain-containing protein, producing MGGDTLPVFISYNKADRDFAENLALNLVQAKQNVWIDKWELNAGDSLISKIEEALGDANAILVLLSKDSVESEWCKKELRAGLIRELEEKSVLLIPIILDDCEIPLLLKEKSCIDFREDIDGSFNFLLRSLSRISNPAQARAEISNFYTDWAIEVASYGDELGIEWTFVNHGKSFRYVVLIQVIYWPTGNMQTLFSELPTDIDRFVFASNSMNLFLDDEPEISFLITSSQLLRREQVFVDEFHGESVNITITVRRLGEDNGMDTIVRVEDNLRLAVNHTLGAVRQSTT from the coding sequence ATTGGAGGAGATACATTGCCAGTATTCATTAGTTACAACAAGGCCGACAGAGATTTCGCTGAGAATTTGGCACTTAATCTAGTTCAAGCAAAGCAGAATGTTTGGATCGATAAATGGGAACTCAATGCGGGTGACTCTTTGATCTCCAAGATCGAAGAAGCTTTGGGAGATGCGAACGCGATACTAGTTTTGCTATCTAAGGACTCTGTTGAATCTGAATGGTGCAAAAAGGAGTTGCGTGCCGGATTGATACGAGAATTAGAAGAAAAGTCGGTTTTACTAATCCCCATCATACTTGATGATTGTGAAATTCCTTTACTTCTCAAGGAAAAATCTTGTATTGATTTTCGTGAGGATATAGATGGAAGTTTCAACTTTCTGCTACGGTCTTTGTCGCGAATCTCGAATCCAGCGCAAGCAAGAGCTGAAATCTCCAATTTTTACACTGATTGGGCCATTGAAGTCGCTAGTTATGGTGATGAACTGGGAATTGAATGGACTTTTGTCAATCATGGAAAAAGTTTTCGGTATGTAGTACTGATTCAAGTGATTTATTGGCCAACTGGAAACATGCAGACGCTTTTCTCGGAATTGCCAACCGATATAGACCGGTTTGTTTTTGCATCCAATTCCATGAATCTCTTTTTAGATGACGAACCTGAAATTTCATTCTTAATCACCTCATCTCAACTTTTACGGAGAGAGCAAGTTTTTGTAGATGAATTTCATGGGGAGTCTGTTAACATCACAATTACTGTTCGTCGTTTGGGTGAAGATAATGGCATGGATACTATAGTTCGTGTAGAAGACAATCTACGTCTCGCGGTCAATCACACTCTTGGAGCTGTGAGACAATCGACAACATAA
- a CDS encoding DUF4231 domain-containing protein, with amino-acid sequence MTPEEYLKDRVEQQINWYDCKSTLNKRYFYLLQIIVLVMSAAVPVVSILSIVFESIWIRLAIGILGALATIATGIISICQFRKNWIEYRTTAESLKCEKYMFRTKTGFYAKSGTFPVFVERIEALISKEHKNWEQHLRIQKQAD; translated from the coding sequence ATGACGCCGGAAGAATATCTCAAGGATCGAGTTGAACAGCAAATCAATTGGTACGACTGCAAAAGTACCCTTAACAAAAGATACTTTTACCTTTTACAAATCATTGTTTTGGTAATGTCCGCGGCTGTGCCAGTGGTTTCAATACTATCCATAGTTTTTGAAAGCATATGGATACGGCTTGCCATAGGAATATTGGGTGCACTCGCAACTATAGCAACAGGGATTATTTCAATTTGCCAGTTTCGTAAGAATTGGATTGAATACAGGACAACGGCAGAATCGCTGAAGTGTGAAAAATACATGTTTAGAACTAAAACTGGTTTCTATGCAAAAAGTGGAACTTTTCCAGTGTTCGTAGAACGAATTGAAGCATTGATCAGCAAAGAGCACAAAAACTGGGAACAACATCTGAGAATCCAGAAACAAGCCGACTAG